One window of the Macaca thibetana thibetana isolate TM-01 chromosome 1, ASM2454274v1, whole genome shotgun sequence genome contains the following:
- the LOC126955755 gene encoding uncharacterized protein LOC126955755: MFELNYMKLSFLQMKSRTLMALACQAGRPDWERDQVETSDLVTATEGGVVRKPNTTNSPTSQISHYGHITMTRSSAICMRRRGWGGAGGDRRAEDAGEAESLGAFGGAVPGRLSQGDREPWLDAAAAAAALPGPTSLAFLLPVTQETEALNDRGNKHLPWIKMFLAVVQL, encoded by the exons ATGTTTGAATTGAATTATATGAAGCTCTCCTTTCTTCAAATGAAGTCACGGACTCTGATGGCACTGGCTTGTCAGGCAGGACGACCGGACTGGGAAAGAGATCAGGTAGAAACTAGTGACCTAGTGACGG CAACTGAGGGAGGCGTTGTAAGGAAGCCCAACACAACCAATTCCCCCACTTCCCAAATAAGCCACTACGGTCACATTACGATGACCAGATCATCAGCGATTTGCATGAggcggcgggggtgggggggtgcgGGTGGTGATCGAAGGGCTGAAGATGCGGGGGAGGCCGAGTCGCTAGGCGCTTTCGGGGGCGCTGTGCCGGGGAGGCTTAGTCAAGGGGACCGGGAACCCTGGTTAGATGCAGCAGCGGCGGCAGCAGCCCTCCCAGGTCCCACTTCCTTGGCGTTCCTGCTGCCCGTGACTCAAG AGACTGAGGCGCTGAATGATAGAGGGAATAAACATTTGCCCTGGATAAAAATGTTCTTG gCTGTTGTCCAGCTCTAA